The Lactuca sativa cultivar Salinas chromosome 2, Lsat_Salinas_v11, whole genome shotgun sequence genome includes a window with the following:
- the LOC111883412 gene encoding putative clathrin assembly protein At4g40080: protein MRELIGIVKDKISLSKLALLSKPQTLSLHVAVLRTTSHSPSTPPNDHHLATLLSLGDSSRATASIIIHSIMNRLHRTNDSYVALKCLLTIHHIIKRGPFILKDQLSVFSSAGGRNNLKLSGFRDGASATTWVLSAWVRWYARYLETLLSTSKSLGFVVCSSSYSVLEREKQQDSISSYMNSDLIRDFCSLVTLIEEICKVPDNLLVERDKLLHSVMELLANDYLSSVNEILLRLSEFRERLGLLSFNESVELASGLDRLTACKDKSLQLFSIRKPSVETLWEMIEELNNKFGFVKLQKLRRDSGSESARFGDRVLVTRDPMKFSSGRLRLNYGS, encoded by the coding sequence ATGAGAGAACTTATAGGCATCGTTAAAGACAAAATCTCGCTTTCAAAGCTTGCTCTTCTCTCCAAACCCCAAACCTTATCTCTCCACGTCGCCGTCCTCCGCACCACATCCCACTCACCATCAACTCCTCCCAATGACCACCACCTCGCCACCCTCCTTTCTCTTGGAGACAGCTCACGCGCCACCGCTTCCATCATTATCCACTCCATAATGAACCGCCTCCACCGCACCAACGACTCCTACGTCGCCCTCAAGTGTCTCCTCACCATCCACCACATCATCAAACGCGGCCCTTTTATTCTCAAAGATCAGCTCTCCGTTTTCTCCTCTGCCGGCGGTCGTAACAATCTCAAACTCTCCGGTTTTCGCGACGGCGCGTCGGCTACCACGTGGGTTCTCTCCGCTTGGGTCCGGTGGTATGCTCGATACCTCGAAACGTTACTTTCCACGTCGAAAAGCCTCGGTTTTGTTGTATGTTCGTCTTCTTATTCGGTGTTAGAGAGAGAAAAACAACAAGATTCGATCTCATCTTACATGAACTCGGATTTGATCAGAGACTTTTGCTCGTTGGTGACTTTGATCGAAGAAATCTGCAAAGTACCCGATAATCTTCTCGTAGAACGAGACAAGTTGTTGCACAGTGTCATGGAGCTTCTGGCTAACGATTACCTGTCGTCGGTGAACGAGATCCTACTTCGACTCAGTGAGTTTAGAGAAAGGCTTGGTCTTCTGAGTTTCAACGAGTCGGTCGAGTTGGCTTCTGGTTTGGACAGATTAACAGCTTGCAAAGATAAATCATTACAACTATTTTCAATTAGAAAACCGTCAGTTGAGACCCTTTGGGAAATGATTGAAGAATTGAATAATAAATTTGGATTTGTAAAGTTACAGAAATTGAGGAGGGATAGTGGAAGTGAGTCAGCTCGGTTCGGAGACCGAGTTTTAGTGACTCGTGATCCCATGAAGTTCTCATCTGGTCGATTGAGATTGAACTATGGTagttga
- the LOC111880019 gene encoding U-box domain-containing protein 4 translates to MKHMGYEKPSAIVLKAIREQVEGSDPSSETRSKIADLLSLRTNQELLIEAVALENLKENAEQAEKIGDLEYIEEMIALVTHMHDCFVEMKQSESSNLVPIPPDFYCPLSLELMTDPVIVASGQTYERGYIRNWIDLGLNVCPKTMQTLVHNNLIPNYTVKALIANWCESHNVKLPDPVKQPLRLTLNQPTSPRSNGIHQEEASSPVHRHVHSSSEDSGKGNEFNTVESGEKSLDSGGPGPGPSGVDEGSPPEAPAIESSSSAPATAYNSDASGELAAELQAAIAASQHAVSPRFGNRARNQIWRRSSFGPRVVSSATEARTDLTELETQVKKLVSDLSSASIDTIRNATGELRLLARQMKLKGRGATLLFLFVSPHINTAGLICSEDGIKDLVILRFCCGRKEDL, encoded by the coding sequence ATGAAACATATGGGATATGAAAAGCCATCGGCTATTGTCTTAAAAGCTATAAGGGAACAAGTGGAAGGATCTGATCCCAGCTCAGAAACTAGGTCAAAAATTGCTGATTTGTTAAGcttaagaacaaatcaagaacttCTAATCGAAGCTGTTGCACTTGAAAACTTGAAGGAGAATGCTGAACAAGCAGAAAAGATTGGGGATTTGGAGTATATTGAAGAAATGATTGCTCTTGTTACACACATGCATGATTGCTTTGTGGAAATGAAACAATCAGAAAGCTCTAACCTTGTTCCAATTCCTCCAGACTTCTATTGTCCACTGTCACTTGAATTGATGACAGACCCTGTGATTGTAGCTTCTGGGCAGACATATGAGCGGGGGTATATTCGTAATTGGATCGATCTTGGACTCAATGTTTGCCCTAAAACAATGCAAACTCTTGTTCATAATAATTTGATTCCTAATTACACTGTGAAAGCATTGATTGCTAATTGGTGTGAATCCCACAATGTTAAACTCCCAGATCCTGTAAAGCAGCCATTAAGGTTAACCTTGAATCAACCTACTTCACCTAGATCGAATGGAATCCATCAGGAAGAAGCTTCTTCTCCAGTGCATCGTCATGTTCATTCATCTTCAGAAGATTCTGGAAAGGGGAATGAGTTTAATACGGTTGAATCCGGTGAGAAAAGTTTGGATTCCGGTGGACCTGGACCTGGACCATCTGGAGTGGATGAAGGATCACCACCGGAGGCACCTGCAATTGAGTCGTCTTCTTCAGCTCCGGCAACCGCTTACAACAGTGATGCTTCAGGGGAGCTGGCGGCAGAGCTTCAGGCTGCCATTGCTGCTTCCCAGCATGCAGTTTCACCTCGATTTGGAAACAGAGCACGAAACCAAATATGGCGGAGATCATCTTTTGGGCCGAGAGTTGTTTCTTCTGCTACTGAAGCGAGAACTGATCTCACGGAACTCGAAACGCAGGTGAAGAAATTGGTCAGCGACTTGAGCAGCGCTTCCATTGATACAATCAGGAACGCCACCGGTGAACTCAGATTACTTGCGAGacaaatgaaattgaaaggtAGAGGCGCTACACTCCTTTTTTTGTTCGTGTCACCACACATCAACACTGCAGGTTTGATCTGTTCAGAAGATGGGATCAAAGATTTGGTGATATTGCGATTTTGTTGTGGGAGAAAAGAGGATTTgtga